A genomic window from Williamwhitmania taraxaci includes:
- the nudC gene encoding NAD(+) diphosphatase, which translates to MLHNIEPHTFNNSFLENATEQEDDYILCYKENSILLLQAEHDFVIPRRRDFDEPFSDATHYLFSLDGVPCFLLKEYGGSNAAFVYHDHQFLRTMPNRELSYIGAVGFHFHLWQDEHKFCSRCGTKTTFKKSERAILCPACELTVYPKISPAIIVAITCGNKILLAKGTHYKFNFYSLVAGYSDIGETLEQTVVREVKEEVGIEIKNLRYYASQPWPFSSSMMIGFFAEADDKQPIVIDTNEIHDAQWYSRDALPETPGNISIAGEMIELFRQGKHERLL; encoded by the coding sequence ATGCTTCATAATATTGAACCTCACACATTCAACAACTCCTTTCTCGAGAATGCCACGGAGCAGGAGGATGATTACATTCTTTGCTACAAGGAAAACTCCATACTGTTGCTGCAAGCCGAGCACGACTTTGTAATCCCTCGGCGTCGCGATTTCGATGAGCCTTTCTCGGATGCTACTCATTACCTGTTCTCGCTCGATGGGGTGCCTTGTTTCCTGCTGAAAGAGTATGGGGGCAGCAATGCGGCGTTTGTTTACCACGATCATCAGTTCTTACGCACCATGCCCAATAGGGAGTTGTCCTATATTGGTGCTGTGGGCTTTCATTTTCACCTGTGGCAGGACGAGCATAAGTTTTGCTCGCGCTGTGGCACCAAAACAACGTTCAAAAAGAGCGAGCGGGCTATTCTTTGTCCGGCATGCGAGCTAACGGTGTATCCCAAAATATCTCCCGCCATTATTGTAGCCATTACGTGTGGTAACAAAATTCTGTTGGCAAAGGGCACACACTATAAGTTTAACTTTTACTCGCTCGTGGCCGGTTACTCCGATATTGGCGAAACGCTTGAGCAAACCGTTGTTCGCGAAGTAAAGGAAGAGGTGGGCATTGAGATAAAAAACCTGCGATACTACGCCAGCCAACCTTGGCCATTTTCGAGTTCCATGATGATTGGCTTCTTTGCCGAGGCAGACGATAAACAACCTATCGTTATCGATACCAATGAGATTCATGATGCGCAGTGGTACAGCCGCGATGCACTTCCCGAAACGCCGGGAAATATCAGCATTGCCGGCGAAATGATTGAGCTGTTTAGGCAGGGAAAGCACGAGCGGTTACTATAA